A region from the Polaribacter sp. Hel1_33_78 genome encodes:
- a CDS encoding carbohydrate-binding protein, translated as MKKYFIYIFLVLAISANSQGLRTLGKKIVNLNSEEVLLKGVGLGGWMLQEGYMMNSSGAADTQHEFIQKLTTLIGADKTAEFYTNWRNNFVTKQDVDSIAKLGYNSIRLPMHYNLFTLPIEEEPVEGENTWLNTGFEMVDELLTWCESNQIYLILDLHAAPGGQGKDAAISDYDDTKPSLWESEFNKSKTVALWGKLAERYTDKQWIGGYDLLNEVNWPLGTNVLRDLYVRITNEIRAVDANHILFIEGNGFANDFSGLTPPWDSNMVYSPHKYWTYNDTASMQWVLDIREQHNVPLWLGESGENSNAWFTEAINLFEDNNIGWAWWPWKRIETITCPYSINSNSNYEAIINYWKGEGPQPSVDEAVQGLSQLTTDLLLDNNVYYKDVVDAVLRQPQDETHIPYANHTLPGIVYLSDYDLGTNGIAYYDVDYANYTLSTGEDYQPWNSGWNYRNDGVDIQTNSDNINSNGYHIGYTKNKEWLKYTVEVTETGFYNINFRYATTQSGAKVKLFVNDVDIVGNVNLGNSGGWSNFVNHYIENAYLEAGNQVLKVQVDGNSEFNMSSIEFLKSTDAIPDFEVLSASTNADEKSIKIVLNHPINQTDLTNSLFEIMVNNNSRTIESAEIDASTTRFVKINLADYLFYQDEIKVSYNGTIITSIYNSNLDVFENLTVNNNLIARLLVPGKIQAEEFTNQVGLQTENTTDIGTGQNIGYTDIGDYAEYLIYISDRGNYNLNVRTAAQSNAGKIEFKLINNVTTKSISQIDLPVTGGWQSWQTTSTKTVLDAGVYTLKMEVLKAGFNMNWFEFEFVNSLSLDRAKNNKVVVFPNPISARFYVKLNNQQNIKKLKIIDVNGRLVQKLKPNLINNVYNLSNLNSGIYFLILETDQGSFQKKLIKN; from the coding sequence ATGAAAAAATATTTTATATATATATTTCTTGTTCTAGCTATCTCTGCAAATTCTCAAGGGTTAAGAACTTTAGGTAAAAAAATAGTCAACTTAAACTCAGAAGAGGTTTTATTAAAAGGAGTTGGTTTAGGTGGCTGGATGTTGCAAGAAGGGTATATGATGAATTCTTCTGGAGCAGCAGACACGCAACACGAGTTTATACAGAAACTAACAACGCTAATTGGCGCAGATAAAACAGCAGAATTTTACACGAATTGGCGAAATAATTTTGTTACAAAACAAGATGTAGATTCCATAGCGAAATTGGGCTATAATAGCATTCGATTACCAATGCACTACAACTTATTTACATTACCCATAGAAGAGGAGCCTGTTGAGGGTGAAAACACGTGGTTAAATACCGGTTTTGAAATGGTTGATGAGCTGTTAACTTGGTGTGAATCTAATCAAATTTATTTGATCCTAGATTTACATGCTGCTCCTGGTGGCCAAGGAAAAGATGCAGCGATCTCTGATTATGACGATACAAAACCTTCTTTATGGGAAAGCGAATTTAATAAAAGTAAAACAGTTGCTTTATGGGGGAAACTGGCGGAACGTTACACAGACAAACAATGGATTGGTGGTTATGATCTGTTAAACGAAGTAAACTGGCCTTTAGGAACAAATGTACTTCGTGATTTGTATGTTAGAATTACCAATGAAATTAGAGCAGTAGATGCTAATCATATTCTTTTTATTGAAGGAAATGGATTTGCGAATGACTTTTCTGGTTTAACGCCACCATGGGATTCGAATATGGTCTACAGTCCACATAAATATTGGACGTATAACGATACTGCTTCTATGCAATGGGTGTTAGATATAAGAGAACAACACAATGTGCCGCTTTGGCTTGGGGAATCTGGGGAGAACTCTAATGCTTGGTTTACAGAGGCTATAAACCTGTTTGAAGATAACAATATTGGTTGGGCTTGGTGGCCCTGGAAGAGAATTGAAACGATTACTTGCCCTTATTCTATTAATTCGAACTCCAATTATGAAGCTATTATAAATTATTGGAAAGGGGAAGGACCTCAACCTTCTGTGGATGAAGCTGTGCAGGGTTTAAGTCAATTAACAACAGATTTATTGTTAGATAATAACGTGTATTATAAAGATGTTGTAGATGCAGTTTTAAGACAACCTCAAGATGAAACTCATATTCCTTATGCCAATCATACCTTACCAGGAATTGTTTATTTGTCTGATTATGATTTGGGAACTAATGGTATTGCTTATTATGATGTTGATTATGCAAACTACACGTTGTCTACAGGTGAAGATTATCAGCCATGGAATTCTGGTTGGAACTATAGAAATGATGGTGTAGACATTCAAACAAATTCAGATAATATAAACAGCAATGGTTATCATATTGGGTATACGAAAAATAAAGAATGGTTAAAATATACTGTTGAAGTTACAGAAACAGGTTTCTATAATATTAATTTTAGATATGCGACAACGCAATCTGGAGCAAAAGTAAAACTCTTTGTAAATGATGTTGATATTGTAGGAAATGTAAATTTAGGGAATAGTGGAGGTTGGAGCAATTTTGTAAATCACTATATAGAAAATGCATATTTAGAAGCTGGAAATCAGGTTTTAAAAGTTCAAGTTGATGGAAATTCAGAATTTAACATGAGTAGTATTGAGTTTTTAAAATCAACAGATGCAATTCCGGATTTTGAAGTATTAAGCGCGAGTACGAATGCTGATGAAAAATCAATAAAGATTGTTTTAAATCATCCAATAAACCAAACAGACTTAACAAATAGTTTGTTTGAAATAATGGTAAATAATAATTCTAGAACGATAGAATCAGCAGAAATAGATGCTTCAACGACTAGGTTTGTAAAAATAAATTTAGCAGATTATTTGTTTTATCAAGATGAAATAAAAGTAAGTTATAACGGTACTATTATCACATCAATATACAACTCAAATTTAGATGTATTTGAAAATCTAACTGTCAACAATAATTTAATAGCTAGACTATTAGTGCCAGGAAAAATACAAGCCGAAGAGTTCACCAATCAAGTTGGACTGCAAACAGAAAATACAACGGATATTGGAACAGGACAAAATATTGGTTATACAGATATTGGTGATTATGCAGAGTATTTAATTTATATTTCTGACAGGGGTAATTATAATCTAAATGTGCGAACAGCCGCGCAATCTAATGCAGGAAAAATTGAATTTAAATTAATTAATAATGTAACAACTAAAAGTATCTCTCAAATAGATTTGCCAGTTACAGGTGGTTGGCAATCTTGGCAAACAACATCTACAAAAACCGTTTTAGACGCAGGGGTTTATACTTTAAAAATGGAGGTTTTAAAAGCTGGTTTTAATATGAACTGGTTTGAATTCGAATTTGTAAATAGTTTAAGTCTTGATAGAGCAAAAAATAATAAGGTAGTAGTTTTTCCAAATCCTATTTCAGCGAGGTTTTATGTAAAATTAAATAACCAACAAAATATTAAGAAGCTAAAGATTATTGATGTGAATGGACGTTTGGTGCAAAAGTTAAAACCTAATTTAATAAACAATGTTTATAATTTATCTAATTTAAATTCTGGGATTTATTTTCTAATTTTAGAGACGGATCAAGGAAGTTTTCAAAAGAAACTAATAAAAAATTAA
- a CDS encoding family 16 glycosylhydrolase gives MKNRYFYYILSFFAIGILTISCKIKDKKDPIKIVGSNVWELDFLDNFDVFNTENWQDQRIWVNNETHCYVPDNEFGTREVSDGSLKLKVINIGTKRPCDNFDKHGKQHPETQYVAGRVVSKNKKEFIKGKWTARLKLESNGEPSMFPAWWILGAQNNESPIQEADENICWPLTGSGEIDIFEHHGDHQKNHFTAGAIKNLGECDKGDWWSLRKGFDVTLNDYHEYSVEWEGSDLVYRVDDTEIYRNIGEGDTYPEKMFAILNFAKITDAPMKGEWVLEVDWVKHEFRKLLD, from the coding sequence ATGAAAAATAGATATTTCTACTACATACTAAGTTTCTTTGCAATAGGGATTCTTACAATATCTTGTAAAATAAAAGATAAAAAAGACCCAATAAAAATAGTAGGGTCTAATGTTTGGGAATTAGATTTCTTGGATAATTTTGATGTTTTTAATACCGAAAATTGGCAAGACCAGCGTATTTGGGTAAATAACGAAACACATTGTTATGTTCCTGATAATGAATTCGGAACTAGAGAAGTTAGTGATGGCTCCTTAAAGTTAAAGGTTATAAATATTGGCACAAAACGTCCTTGCGATAATTTTGACAAACATGGAAAACAACATCCAGAAACCCAATATGTGGCGGGTAGAGTAGTATCAAAAAATAAAAAAGAATTTATAAAGGGAAAATGGACAGCAAGATTAAAGCTTGAGAGCAATGGAGAACCAAGTATGTTTCCTGCTTGGTGGATTCTTGGTGCGCAGAATAACGAATCCCCAATTCAAGAAGCTGATGAAAACATTTGCTGGCCTTTAACCGGTTCTGGTGAGATCGATATTTTTGAACATCATGGAGATCATCAGAAAAATCATTTCACAGCTGGAGCTATTAAAAATTTAGGAGAATGTGATAAAGGTGATTGGTGGAGTTTACGCAAAGGATTTGATGTTACTTTAAATGATTATCACGAATATTCTGTAGAGTGGGAGGGTAGTGATCTCGTTTATAGAGTTGATGATACAGAAATATACCGAAATATTGGAGAGGGGGATACTTACCCCGAAAAGATGTTTGCTATCTTAAACTTCGCCAAAATCACAGATGCACCCATGAAAGGGGAATGGGTTTTAGAAGTTGATTGGGTAAAACATGAATTTCGAAAATTATTAGATTAA
- a CDS encoding sugar porter family MFS transporter, with protein sequence MNNKAYTIFISFIVALGGFLFGFDAGIISGVMSFAGPEFDLSEIQSGWVVSAPSFAAMFAMLFSGRLSDVIGRKKTLIFVAFLYAISAVLSAMASSYEMLYVARIIGGIAFGAALVLAPIYIAEISTAENRGKLVSLQQLNIVFGFFAAFLSNYFFNKYNTSESTFLTDENVWRWMLGVEFIPAVGYFIFLFFIPKSPRWLYLKGNFEEAKIVLNKIHGTERGEEEIAAIEKNIHAEKNKEALKIKDILKSSLRFILVVGLIVGVLQQITGINAVYFYATSIFKQTGIGTDAAFSSGVLLSSISVIFTFVAIYLIDRTGRRPLLLFGTAGIAVSLLLCAYGFNQATYQLSAEKINQLEFSESQKLLPFVDKVYDNDIDFKNDVKAILGNKIYSKNDGAILEAATTINATLILIGILGFIACFAFSLGPVMWVLLSELYPLKYRGLAIGIIAFINSLISSLVQLVFPWELSNLGNALTFFIFGIIALVGFFVLVKILPETKGKSLEELELELVKS encoded by the coding sequence ATGAATAATAAGGCATACACCATTTTTATAAGTTTTATAGTTGCATTAGGCGGATTCCTTTTTGGTTTTGATGCCGGCATTATTTCCGGAGTCATGTCTTTTGCGGGGCCAGAATTTGATTTAAGCGAAATTCAATCTGGATGGGTGGTAAGTGCCCCTTCATTTGCGGCCATGTTTGCGATGTTATTTTCAGGAAGGTTGAGTGATGTTATTGGAAGAAAAAAAACATTGATTTTTGTAGCTTTTTTATATGCTATTTCTGCTGTTTTATCTGCCATGGCATCATCTTATGAAATGCTATATGTTGCAAGAATTATTGGCGGTATCGCTTTTGGTGCAGCGTTGGTTTTAGCACCGATCTATATTGCAGAGATTTCAACAGCAGAAAATAGAGGAAAGTTAGTTTCTTTGCAGCAACTAAACATTGTTTTTGGTTTTTTTGCGGCATTTTTAAGTAATTATTTTTTTAATAAATATAATACATCAGAAAGTACTTTTTTAACCGATGAAAACGTTTGGAGATGGATGTTAGGGGTCGAGTTTATTCCTGCAGTAGGTTATTTTATTTTCTTGTTTTTTATCCCTAAAAGTCCACGTTGGTTATATTTAAAAGGGAATTTCGAGGAAGCGAAAATAGTTTTGAATAAAATTCATGGTACTGAAAGAGGAGAGGAAGAAATTGCTGCTATCGAAAAAAATATACATGCTGAGAAAAACAAAGAAGCATTAAAAATTAAAGATATATTAAAATCATCATTACGCTTTATTTTAGTTGTTGGTTTAATTGTTGGAGTTTTGCAACAAATTACAGGTATAAATGCAGTGTATTTCTATGCAACATCCATTTTTAAACAAACAGGAATAGGAACAGATGCTGCTTTTTCATCCGGAGTTTTATTAAGTTCGATTTCAGTTATATTTACTTTTGTTGCTATTTATTTAATTGATAGAACAGGCAGAAGGCCTTTATTGTTGTTCGGTACGGCGGGAATTGCAGTTAGTTTATTATTGTGTGCTTATGGTTTTAATCAGGCAACATATCAATTATCAGCAGAAAAAATTAATCAATTAGAATTTTCTGAATCCCAAAAATTACTACCTTTTGTAGATAAAGTATATGATAATGATATTGATTTTAAGAACGATGTAAAAGCGATTTTAGGGAATAAAATATATAGTAAGAATGATGGCGCTATTTTGGAAGCAGCAACTACGATTAATGCTACTTTAATATTAATCGGAATTTTAGGTTTTATAGCCTGTTTTGCATTTTCACTGGGTCCAGTTATGTGGGTATTATTGTCAGAATTATATCCATTAAAATATAGAGGATTAGCAATTGGTATTATTGCTTTTATAAATTCGTTAATAAGTTCTTTAGTGCAGTTAGTTTTTCCTTGGGAGTTATCTAATTTAGGAAATGCACTTACCTTTTTTATCTTTGGAATAATTGCGTTAGTAGGATTCTTTGTTTTGGTGAAAATATTACCTGAAACGAAAGGAAAATCTTTAGAAGAGTTAGAATTAGAGTTGGTTAAAAGCTAA
- the murI gene encoding glutamate racemase encodes MKLTSFPIGIFDSGVGGTSIWKEIKTLLPNENTIYLSDSKNAPYGEKSEQEIIDLSIKNTEYLLQKDCKLIVVACNTATTNAIKILRKKYAIPFIGIEPAIKPAAIQTKTNNIGILATKGTLNSTLFEKTTNTITKKITTIETIGKGLVELIENGKINSSEMNELLSSYITPMLEEDIDCLVLGCTHYPYLIPQIREITGEKIQIIDSGEAVAKQTKAILEKHHLLNNNARKGKHQFYINKNKQVLKMLISNDNNELVKIDEREF; translated from the coding sequence ATGAAATTAACTAGTTTTCCAATTGGTATTTTTGATTCTGGAGTTGGTGGCACTTCTATTTGGAAAGAGATTAAGACACTTTTACCAAACGAAAACACCATTTATCTTTCTGATAGCAAAAATGCTCCTTATGGAGAAAAAAGCGAACAAGAAATTATTGATTTATCTATAAAAAATACAGAATATTTACTTCAAAAAGATTGTAAACTAATTGTTGTAGCGTGCAACACTGCGACCACAAATGCCATAAAAATATTAAGAAAAAAGTATGCTATTCCTTTTATTGGTATTGAGCCTGCTATAAAACCTGCAGCGATTCAAACTAAAACAAATAATATTGGAATACTGGCCACTAAAGGAACCTTGAACAGCACGTTATTTGAAAAAACCACAAATACTATTACTAAAAAAATAACAACTATAGAAACGATAGGAAAAGGCTTAGTTGAATTGATTGAAAACGGGAAAATAAATTCTTCAGAAATGAATGAATTACTTTCTTCTTATATCACACCGATGCTAGAAGAGGATATTGACTGTTTGGTTTTAGGATGTACACACTACCCCTATTTAATACCTCAAATTAGAGAAATCACTGGAGAGAAGATTCAGATTATAGATTCTGGAGAAGCAGTTGCAAAACAAACCAAAGCGATCTTAGAAAAACATCATCTTTTAAATAATAATGCAAGAAAAGGAAAGCATCAGTTTTACATCAATAAAAACAAACAAGTTTTAAAAATGCTCATTTCTAATGACAATAATGAGCTAGTGAAAATTGATGAAAGGGAGTTTTAA
- a CDS encoding type IX secretion system membrane protein PorP/SprF, producing MKFLYFRFCVLFLCFFSLKINSQETLPIYQDYLSDNVYLVHPSAAGIGNSSKLRFTARQQWAGIPNAPALQTLSFHTKISEESNAGYGFVLFNDKNGFHSQKGIQGSYAYHLPMSDGRLFNQLSFGLAFTFVQNQSDQRTFTGDRAIAAVVESTSYYNADFSVAYHLGGFSSYFTVKNLLLTAKNNLNVQEPLDLRNYIFSTGYYFGQDLFVQFEPSLMLQIRESTGERIADFNMKVYKDFSKLQLWAALSYRKSFDVNAIENAQFVSPIIGLNYDNLMFSYTYTNQMNETVLTTSGFHQISVGINLWTREQRAAACPNINSSVRRF from the coding sequence ATGAAGTTTTTATACTTTAGATTTTGCGTACTATTTTTATGCTTTTTTTCATTAAAAATTAATTCGCAAGAGACGTTGCCGATATACCAAGATTATCTTTCTGATAATGTATATTTAGTGCACCCATCGGCTGCAGGTATTGGTAATTCTAGTAAATTAAGATTTACTGCAAGACAACAATGGGCGGGAATACCCAATGCACCAGCTTTACAAACTTTGAGTTTTCATACCAAAATTAGTGAAGAATCTAATGCCGGTTATGGATTTGTTTTATTCAATGATAAAAACGGTTTCCATTCTCAAAAAGGAATACAAGGTTCTTATGCATATCATTTGCCAATGTCCGATGGGAGACTGTTTAATCAACTTTCTTTTGGATTGGCTTTTACCTTTGTTCAAAATCAATCAGACCAAAGAACTTTTACCGGAGATAGAGCAATTGCTGCTGTTGTAGAAAGTACAAGCTATTATAACGCAGATTTTAGTGTTGCTTATCATTTGGGAGGTTTTTCTTCCTATTTTACAGTAAAAAATTTATTATTAACGGCTAAGAATAATTTAAATGTTCAGGAACCTTTAGATTTAAGAAATTATATTTTTTCTACTGGATATTATTTTGGCCAAGATCTTTTTGTTCAATTTGAACCATCTTTGATGCTCCAAATTAGAGAGAGTACAGGAGAACGAATTGCAGATTTTAATATGAAAGTGTACAAGGATTTTTCAAAATTACAACTTTGGGCGGCACTTTCATATCGAAAAAGTTTTGATGTTAACGCTATCGAAAACGCACAATTTGTATCTCCAATTATTGGTTTAAATTATGATAACTTAATGTTTTCTTATACATACACAAACCAAATGAATGAGACTGTTTTAACAACATCTGGATTTCATCAAATTTCTGTGGGTATAAATTTATGGACTAGAGAACAAAGAGCTGCTGCTTGTCCAAACATTAATTCCTCTGTTAGACGATTTTAA
- a CDS encoding glycoside hydrolase family 30 beta sandwich domain-containing protein, with protein MTLKNCSILFFLLIIVSCSDSEIKEVNKTENLATSSIENYKNKTLRVYTTAKDTELRLTKTSEQTFKNKVQPLETEVAIFVNPKKTFQKYLGIGGAITDASAEVFSTLNDVQQNKLLQSLYGKEGIGYNIIRTSIHSSDFGLGSHTYIEEGDAALKTFSIEKDKQKRIPFIKRAIELIKDDVVFYASPWSPPAFMKSNKNMLRGGKLLPEFRQSWADYYVKFIKAYEKEGIPVWGLTIQNEPMAVQRWESCIYTATEERDFLKNYLGPTLEKEGLGDKKIVVWDHNRDLISERANTIFEDPEASRYAWGIGFHWYETWTGGLPKYDNLKNINESFPSKNMLFTEGCAEGFNSEKLQFWPNAERYGNSMINDFNSGVVGWTDWNILLDERGGPNHVQNFCFAPIHADTKTGELTFTPTYYYIGHFSKFINPGALRVSTTTSRTTIESTSFKNKNGEIVTVVMNKTDTKIGYKLIVGESETVLEIAPRAMQTIIY; from the coding sequence ATGACCTTAAAAAATTGCAGCATACTATTTTTTTTACTAATAATTGTATCTTGTTCAGATTCAGAAATTAAAGAAGTAAATAAAACTGAAAACTTGGCCACTTCTTCTATAGAAAATTACAAGAATAAAACGCTGAGAGTGTATACAACAGCAAAAGATACAGAGCTAAGACTAACAAAAACAAGTGAACAAACTTTTAAAAATAAGGTACAGCCGTTAGAAACCGAAGTGGCTATTTTTGTGAACCCAAAAAAGACTTTTCAGAAATATTTAGGCATTGGTGGCGCTATTACAGATGCTTCCGCTGAAGTTTTTTCAACGTTAAATGATGTGCAGCAAAATAAATTATTGCAATCCTTATATGGTAAAGAAGGTATTGGTTATAATATTATTAGAACGAGTATTCATAGTAGTGATTTTGGTTTAGGAAGTCATACCTATATTGAAGAGGGTGATGCAGCATTAAAGACTTTTTCAATTGAAAAAGACAAACAGAAACGAATTCCGTTTATAAAAAGAGCGATTGAACTAATTAAGGATGATGTCGTTTTTTATGCAAGTCCATGGAGTCCGCCAGCTTTTATGAAAAGCAATAAAAATATGTTACGAGGAGGTAAGTTACTTCCAGAATTTCGTCAATCTTGGGCAGATTATTATGTGAAGTTTATTAAAGCGTATGAGAAAGAAGGGATTCCTGTTTGGGGTTTAACCATACAAAATGAACCGATGGCCGTTCAAAGATGGGAGTCTTGTATTTATACGGCTACCGAAGAACGTGATTTCTTAAAAAATTATTTAGGACCTACACTTGAAAAAGAAGGTTTAGGAGATAAAAAAATTGTTGTTTGGGATCATAATAGAGATTTAATTTCTGAAAGAGCAAATACTATTTTTGAAGATCCAGAGGCGTCAAGATATGCTTGGGGTATCGGTTTTCATTGGTATGAAACTTGGACTGGAGGTTTGCCAAAATATGATAATCTAAAAAACATAAATGAATCTTTTCCATCTAAGAATATGCTATTTACAGAAGGTTGTGCAGAAGGATTTAATTCGGAAAAATTACAATTTTGGCCAAATGCAGAACGGTACGGAAATTCTATGATAAACGATTTTAATAGCGGTGTTGTTGGTTGGACAGATTGGAATATTTTACTAGATGAAAGAGGTGGTCCAAATCATGTTCAGAATTTTTGCTTTGCACCAATTCATGCAGATACAAAAACAGGAGAATTGACATTTACACCAACCTATTATTATATTGGTCACTTTTCAAAATTCATAAATCCAGGAGCTTTGCGAGTAAGCACAACAACAAGCAGAACCACTATTGAAAGTACGTCTTTTAAAAATAAAAACGGGGAAATTGTAACCGTAGTGATGAATAAAACAGATACTAAAATAGGGTATAAACTTATTGTTGGTGAAAGTGAAACTGTATTAGAAATAGCACCACGTGCAATGCAAACAATAATTTACTAA
- a CDS encoding OmpH family outer membrane protein: MKNLKTLLLIAVFTLGVGGVANAQKTGHIDFEKLVAEMPQTKQLKLDIEKLSKTYQDEIEGMAQKLDSKMKKYTAEQNAQTREINESRAQEVQQERARYEQLRQTALQEMQKKQAEGLNPIIEKAQKAIEEVAASKGILYILDASVGKGLLVKKGEDIFAAVKTKLGF, translated from the coding sequence TGTTTACTTTAGGAGTAGGTGGTGTTGCGAATGCACAAAAGACGGGTCATATAGACTTTGAAAAGTTAGTAGCTGAAATGCCTCAAACAAAACAGTTGAAATTAGATATTGAAAAGTTAAGTAAAACTTATCAAGATGAGATTGAGGGAATGGCGCAGAAATTAGACAGTAAAATGAAAAAGTATACTGCAGAACAAAATGCACAGACAAGAGAAATAAACGAGTCTAGAGCTCAAGAAGTACAACAAGAGAGAGCTAGATACGAACAATTAAGACAAACTGCGTTACAAGAAATGCAGAAAAAACAGGCAGAAGGCTTAAACCCAATTATAGAAAAAGCACAGAAAGCTATCGAAGAAGTAGCAGCTTCTAAAGGTATTTTATACATTTTAGACGCTTCTGTCGGTAAAGGCTTACTAGTTAAAAAAGGTGAAGATATTTTTGCAGCTGTAAAAACGAAATTAGGCTTCTAA